One Pseudomonas abieticivorans genomic region harbors:
- a CDS encoding SDR family oxidoreductase, whose protein sequence is MSQAHNPFRLDGRRALITGSVRGIGLALARGLAAAGAAVVINGRDAMRAQGVGAQLRDEGIDADSCVFDVSNGEQTANAIDALEQRLGAIDILINNAGLQRRAPLESFSHEHWHELMRTNLDGVFHTSQAVAKHMIGRKHGKIINIGSVQSELARPSIAPYAASKGAVRMLTRGMCADWAKHGLQVNCLAPGYFQTELNQALVDDPEFSNWLCNRTPAGRWGKVEELCGAAVFLASSAADFINGQTLYVDGGLTSVV, encoded by the coding sequence GAGCCAGGCCCACAACCCCTTCCGCCTTGACGGGCGACGCGCATTGATCACAGGATCGGTACGCGGCATCGGCCTGGCGTTGGCCCGGGGCCTTGCCGCAGCAGGCGCCGCGGTGGTGATCAATGGCCGCGATGCCATGCGCGCTCAAGGCGTAGGCGCACAATTGCGCGATGAAGGCATAGACGCCGACAGTTGCGTATTCGATGTCAGCAACGGCGAACAGACCGCCAACGCGATCGACGCCCTGGAACAGCGCCTCGGCGCCATCGACATCCTGATCAACAACGCCGGCCTGCAACGTCGGGCACCGCTGGAATCCTTTTCCCACGAACACTGGCACGAACTAATGCGCACCAACCTGGACGGTGTATTTCACACCTCCCAGGCGGTGGCCAAACACATGATCGGGCGCAAGCACGGCAAGATCATCAATATCGGCTCGGTGCAAAGCGAATTGGCCCGCCCCTCCATTGCGCCCTACGCCGCCAGTAAAGGCGCCGTGCGCATGCTGACCCGCGGCATGTGCGCCGACTGGGCCAAACATGGCCTGCAGGTCAACTGCCTGGCCCCGGGGTACTTCCAGACCGAATTGAACCAGGCCCTGGTCGACGACCCAGAGTTCTCTAATTGGCTGTGCAACCGCACCCCGGCCGGGCGCTGGGGCAAAGTGGAAGAACTGTGCGGCGCTGCCGTGTTCCTGGCCTCCAGTGCTGCCGACTTCATCAACGGCCAAACCCTTTACGTCGATGGCGGCTTGACCAGCGTTGTCTAG
- the aroE gene encoding shikimate dehydrogenase translates to MPTSLPTLCGSIMGQPFSLSAKIHNAAYAALGLDYTFVCFGVEDPAGAVAAIRTLGVRGMNVSMPYKTAVMAHLDAIDPSAQTIGAVNTINNVDGVLTGYNTDYLGAVRALQEVTPLKGKRVAVLGAGGAARAVVFGCKQQGALITVFNRSAERGEQLATEFGTGFSGTVEAFQANDFDIVINATSVGFRQAEANPLDGKLAAHLIVMDVAFIPVRTALLRQAQSLGCVTVAGTRMLVHQACRQIELYTGHDAPIDVMEQAMLDEIQRLNI, encoded by the coding sequence ATGCCTACATCCCTACCTACCCTGTGCGGCTCGATCATGGGCCAGCCGTTTTCCCTTAGCGCCAAGATTCACAACGCCGCCTATGCGGCACTGGGCCTGGACTACACCTTTGTGTGTTTCGGCGTCGAAGACCCCGCAGGCGCCGTCGCGGCCATCCGCACCCTGGGCGTACGCGGCATGAACGTCTCGATGCCCTACAAGACTGCGGTCATGGCGCACCTGGATGCGATTGACCCTTCGGCCCAGACCATCGGCGCGGTCAATACCATCAATAACGTCGACGGCGTACTCACCGGCTACAACACCGACTACCTGGGTGCCGTGCGCGCGCTGCAGGAAGTGACCCCGCTCAAAGGCAAACGCGTGGCCGTGCTGGGTGCCGGTGGTGCCGCGCGCGCCGTGGTATTTGGCTGCAAACAGCAAGGCGCCCTGATCACAGTGTTCAATCGCAGTGCCGAGCGCGGTGAACAGCTGGCGACTGAATTTGGTACCGGTTTCAGTGGTACAGTCGAAGCGTTTCAAGCCAACGATTTCGACATCGTGATCAATGCCACCTCGGTCGGTTTTCGCCAAGCCGAAGCCAACCCGCTGGACGGCAAGCTCGCCGCACACCTGATTGTCATGGACGTGGCGTTCATTCCCGTGCGCACTGCCCTTTTGCGCCAGGCCCAGAGCCTGGGTTGCGTGACGGTGGCGGGCACGCGGATGCTGGTGCACCAGGCGTGCCGGCAGATTGAACTGTACACCGGCCATGACGCGCCCATCGATGTGATGGAACAGGCCATGCTCGACGAGATCCAACGACTCAATATCTAA